From the genome of Nicotiana sylvestris chromosome 1, ASM39365v2, whole genome shotgun sequence:
aactgaTCAGGAGAAAGGAAAACATTAGAGTGTAGATATTTAGAGCCAAAACAAGCATCAGTGAAATGCTCTTATGCTGAGAAAAAGTTTTAAGCGAAATGTGACTTACATAATGCAGTTACCAATGCATTCATCATTGAAACGGTTGGTTTTAACTTGACGCCTTTAACATCCTCATACAATTCTAGTGCCTTCTGCCAGTTCTTTGCCTGCAGATGGATTTGAAAAGTGTTTTAAATCAAGTCACAAGATTTTGAAAGAAACATTAAGACCAATAGAGCCTCTGATGAACAAAGAAAACTAGCAGCATCTAAGGGTAGCGGGGCTAATACTTGCTAGTTGATAGAAAGAAAGTCCATGTTTGTTGAAATATATAACAGCAAAAACAGGTTCATTTTGGTGGCAGTGAAATATTTCACCTAACTAATGCTAGCAAGATATTTCTTTATTTTAGACAGAGAAGTGGAACATAACATGATATACATTCCAGCTTGTTTAAATATATGATCTTCCAAGGAATTCTTAACCTCAACCTGATACTGATTTCACTTAACGTATTGTTTCTTCTGCTATTCTTGGAAATATAGTAAAGGGAACTAGAGTTTATTAGTGCATTGGTTAACTATGGATCTCTTCCAACTATTTCCCTGTCTACAGTGTCTTCCCATGATAAGATGTTTCTCCTTGATGCTTTTCACAGTTTTAAATTCTCCTAAAAGCTACTTCCAGGATTGGCAAAAGAAATACAGATAGAACACAGGTTGACTACTTCGAGGGCTTGCTTGGTAGAATAGTGACCGGTAACACATCCCTCCCTCTATATCTCTCCCTTCATTACGTGTCTGATGATCACTTCTTAGAAGCATCTATAAAACACAATAAACTACAAAAGTGGCATAAATATTACTATTGTTCACGGTCATAAAAGAAGGTAGCACACAGTGAATAACACAAATTCTTTGGAGATTTAGGAGTCAACGTGTCTTACGATTAAGCAACTAAATCCCACACAATTGGTACATAAGCTACTTGATCACGATATATGAAAAAACAGAAGGCAGTGTCGCTTTTGCATAATGTATGTTTCTCAAAACTTCTCACACTGTTCCATGAAAAACTACATTTTTCCATACAGAAGCTTCATTAACCACAAGATATGGAAAAAAAGATGACAGTATTGCATATAATTTTGAACAAGTAAGCTTTATGACATTCTCATCCTATTACAGCATATCCAACTACACTGGGATCAAATCCACATCAATTTTGAGACCAAGAGCAGGTAGTACTCATTGATTTCAATTTCCATCTTTAAATGCAAAATTAAGCCACAATATTGATATTGAGATCTCAATCGAAGAGGCAGATAACCGTAAACAGACAAGTTCTAGCCATCCATTTCAGAGATGAGAGAGAGCAGAAAGTAGAGATAGTACATTTGTCTATATGAAGAAACACAAAGAGGAATGTTCATACATTACTACAGGCTCCCATCAATGAGCTATATGACATAGATCCCACATTTATGCCTTTAGTCCTGGCTTCTTCTAGAACATCAAATGCAGCATCCAACTTACCAGCGTGCCCTGCCACATCTACCAGCGCACTGATAAACATCTGCACAAATAAACGAAACTTAAGTTTTTAAATATATACGGTAAAAAATCTCAGTGGCAAAGTTTTGATTTAATGCTGACAAAATGATGTAAAGATGGACGCATCAAGCTCTGATTTCTGCAACAAGGTTGAGAAGCAATATTTTGGAGATAGGCAAACAAAAAAATTAAGAGTTTCAAGTCATCAAAATGTAAAATAGTTTACTGACATGCAAACACAGCAGTTTAAAAATTACTACCTCATCTGGATAAACACCTTttctagtcatgtcatcataaatGCTGCGCGCAAAATCCCAGTTACCATTTTGACTACAACAATTTACAGCAATCGTGTAAACCTCTGCTGTGCCCTTGATATCATATTTATCAATCATACGGTAAACATCCAGAGCTCGATCAACCTAAAGCAATTTATATGTCCATGGTTAATCATGATAGAAGAGCAGAAATATGGGAACATCAGTCCCATTCAACCAAGATATAGATTTTTAAGCAAAAACAGAATGCATGTATACCTGACCGGCATTTGCACATGCCTTCATCAAAGCCCCAACAGTAATCTGATCAGGTTCTATTGGTCGTGCTTCTGCTTTCATCTCAGATAAGACATCAAATGCACGATCCACTGCTCCTGATTGACCACAAGCTGTGATAAGAGCATTGAATACAACACGATCTGGCTTCACATTCTACTGAATACAACATGAATCCAACGTGAGATATTTGGCGGTCTAAGTACATGTCACTTTTCAGTATGATTTGATAAATAATAAACTGATACGAATGAAATGTTAAAGCAATCCCCTTTAAAATTGTATGCCCTAAGTAGATAAATTTATACCTTAGATCTCATTATACCATAGGCACCGAATGCCTTCGCAACTTGTCCAGCTTTAGCACACCCATCAATAAGTGCACCATATGTATTAACATTTGGTTCAACTCCAGCATTGACCATTTCATGAAAAACCTACAACTTCAGAAAATATCACCTCGAAAGATTGCATATAAGGTGCAAGGATAGGCAATAAGATTCAAAGAATTCATGCAGGTTTACTTATATAAAAAACAAGATGCAACTAATGGGAGCAGCATATCAACTATCATTCAGTCTAAAAAGCAATTATGAGAAATGTCATGAATTTGTTTCTCCCCTTTAAAGTACTCGTTGACGTCGTTGTCCCGTTGCCAAATATTGTTATGACTTAAACCCAAGCTATATAAGATCGGCTGTATAAATCCCTCACTATACATGTCGCTCCACTTAGACCTATCCTATACTATGTTGCTTGGACTCTCCGAAAATGTAGTCAGGTGCGTTGGGGCGTGTGATAGCCTCCAAAAGTagcatttttggaggatccgacacgggcAGCAGAATTTTGGAGAGTCCATGCAGCATAGATCCCAGATCTAATATTCAATAATTTAGATTCTATAACACTAGAAGTTCTTTACATTTTTCTACATACAAATCTCTAAAGTCAATAAGACTCCTCGTGAACGTAGAACATATATGtatctttttcatcttttttttttctacacATGGATTCCAAGAGATTGTAGGTCTTTCCAGAGAACTTCCTCTCACGTGATATTAGGTGTACCATGTCCCCTTTTAACACCTTCATCATGGTTTCACGCCTACGAACCGTGCATCTGGAAGTCTCCGTAGGACATAACCAAGTCATTTTAAGTGAGTTTCTCTCATTATAATCTAGTTTAAATCTTGTTTAATCGCACAGCCAACTTaacatccatatttgcaacacaTATCTTGGCCCTTAGAGGCCCAACATTCACTCACATAAACAGGACATTTAAacattaaaaagaaaaaggactcTTGAATGAAAATCACAGATAAGCTATAAATATAACATTTTTTCATGAGAAACCACAATCGAAGCACTTACCTCAAACATGGTATCAACTTTCCCAGATTTTGCACAAGTTGATATAAGAGTAGTGTAGAGCTTGCAGTCAGGTTTCAGTCCAGTCTCACGGACAAGTTGAACCACTCGAAAAGCACCTAAGCAAACAAAATAACTTGACCATAATTACGACGGGATAAAGACAAATGGTTGTATTTTCCGAAGAAATTATTGAAATTCGATTTCCAAAGTCTAAGGAAAAAGATAACATCCCCTTGCACTTCGTCCTCTCTATCCGCATCAAAGAAACTTACACAAAAAGAAACAGGAATAAGTACCAAGAGAAAGAAAACTTACCCTCCAGATCCCGTGAGGTTGCACATACAGACAAGAGCATATTGAATGTGCTTAGAGTTGGATTTTGGATAAGCTTGGTGAAACGGAAAGCTTCCTTCACTGCCTTTTGACTTTTACAGGCTTGGAAGAAACCAGCATGATATACCTGTAATGGGATCTTTAACAAATTACCAACAAGCCAAAGTTCATAAATAGAATATGAAGTGAATATAAGCAGCAGTTTACTTTATCCATATTCAATGAACCGTGCCTTTCCATATTGTCAAGCATTTCTATGCAGTCCATCAACCTGCAGCAGGAATTCTTGTGTGTGAGCTTGAATGGTATAAACAAGAGCAACAGAAAGGATAACATTTGGACATTATAAGTATCATTTTTATTATAAGTACATCAGaaatactccctccatttcaatttagatgatgTAGTTTGACTTGGTACAAAGTTTAAGGAAAAAAACAAGATGTCCTAAAATCTTAAGGGGCAAAAGCTatgtggggccatgacatttgtgtagCCATAAAAGCTTCTGATTAAGAGTAAAGTTGGTAATataaaagtttaaagttaaattatttctaaatataaaaatgtgtcattctttttgggacggactaataaggaaagtgtATCATTTAAATTGAAACGGTGGGAGTATCATTTATTATTTGCTAATCTTTTCATGGAATATTATTGATGACAAGCCTACGACCAGTCCAAATAATGAAATCAACCGGTCAAACAATAGGTTACCTGCCCTCTCTCAGGAAACGGCGATAAGCTCTGAATTGGTCGGATGGTTGAGGTCCATCACACACTTGGATCCCCTTTGGATTAGGAATCTGAAACTGCTTTGTGGTACCATTGTCCAGTAGAATGCTCTTTTCCTTCTTAGTGAAATGGTTCTTTCTTTTCCCAAAGTCCTTGTTATTGAATGGTCCTTCTTTATAACATCCATGAGGACTTTTCTCCTTAAAATCCTCTGGAAAATAATTAAATCTCATCAAAAATCCATACAGAAGGACACGGAGGAAAGAGCAAACAAACCAAGAAAAAAGAATCCTCAAGGGCAGtgtacaaaaaaaaaagataaaatggAATGAAGAGGTTGCAGCATTTCCATTGAACACCCTGCTGTATCACGAAAATCTGAAGAGATGCCTTACCTGCTTGTATTGAAGAAACTTTTGAGGTGTGTGAAAAGACGCTAATGCGTTCACCAGAAGCATGAGAAGTCAATGCTTTTTGGCCATTTAGACTTTTGGTAGATGCCTCAAAGAATGAGTACAACTCTTTGCGCGCAGAATCCCTGAAAATAAGATTATGGATACTGACTTCATCCTCTGCAACATGTTTATGGGCTATCTTAAGTCCACCGTCCGCCATGAGTGCATGGTCTGTTTTCTTGGTTTCTTCAATTCCTTTATCTATGTTGATTGCAGGAAACAAACCAACACTATGCTCTGAACTGACTTCCTCCGTAGTCAATCTGTTACTCGTTTTAGTTCCCTGTAGATGTTCCTGCAGATAATTGTTGAGCGACTCTGCCACAAAAGATGATGATGGTACTACATCTGATTCAGCGTGTGTGTTAGATCCAGGTGCTCCTAAGGTCAAAGATCCACCGGAACTAGAAGCCATCTGATTAGCATCTGCAGACTCAATTTTGTTGGTAATAACGGTTTGCATCAAATAGGCTCCACCTAGTTGCACATCTGTCCCCGCATCCTCAAGCTCATTGCTGACTTTGGATACTTCCGTCATCGAAGTTTCGACGGATTTCTCCTCCTGTATGTTTATAAGAGCAAATACATGACGTGGAAACCAGTTCATCACATGTCTTATTTGTCGCCGCAAAGCAAGAGTAAGCTCAGCTGAAATCTATGAAAAATTGTGGACATCAGAAATATGTCTCCTCCTCAATTAACTATGGTAAAACTGTAACA
Proteins encoded in this window:
- the LOC104245448 gene encoding pentatricopeptide repeat-containing protein MRL1, chloroplastic isoform X3, encoding MDSIFSPKPHTLSLISCSPISSSLIPRRHQCFFGSSHNNLRSPVLLRSRRKCRNIGFQFGAHSSPFVLRASLDSQSVVVVAAVVTISALTIIFFEFSKRNANLKEEEKSVETSMTEVSKVSNELEDAGTDVQLGGAYLMQTVITNKIESADANQMASSSGGSLTLGAPGSNTHAESDVVPSSSFVAESLNNYLQEHLQGTKTSNRLTTEEVSSEHSVGLFPAINIDKGIEETKKTDHALMADGGLKIAHKHVAEDEVSIHNLIFRDSARKELYSFFEASTKSLNGQKALTSHASGERISVFSHTSKVSSIQAEDFKEKSPHGCYKEGPFNNKDFGKRKNHFTKKEKSILLDNGTTKQFQIPNPKGIQVCDGPQPSDQFRAYRRFLREGRLMDCIEMLDNMERHGSLNMDKIPLQVYHAGFFQACKSQKAVKEAFRFTKLIQNPTLSTFNMLLSVCATSRDLEGAFRVVQLVRETGLKPDCKLYTTLISTCAKSGKVDTMFEVFHEMVNAGVEPNVNTYGALIDGCAKAGQVAKAFGAYGIMRSKNVKPDRVVFNALITACGQSGAVDRAFDVLSEMKAEARPIEPDQITVGALMKACANAGQVDRALDVYRMIDKYDIKGTAEVYTIAVNCCSQNGNWDFARSIYDDMTRKGVYPDEMFISALVDVAGHAGKLDAAFDVLEEARTKGINVGSMSYSSLMGACSNAKNWQKALELYEDVKGVKLKPTVSMMNALVTALCDADQYQKALEIFSEMKRVDLCPNTITYSTLLVASEKKDDLDIGLMLLSHAKKDGVSPNLVMCRCLLAMCLRRFQKACTLGEPVLSYNSGRLQLDSKWTSLALMIYRETIAAGVVPTMDELSLVLGCLQLPRDASLKERLIENLGLTVETSKGSNLCSLIDGFGEYDSRAFSLLEEAASLGTIPLTSLKGNPVAVDARNLHIHTAQVYLLTVLKGLKHRLAAGAKIPNISILLPVEQSHIQTPTGEKTIKIAGRINRAVAALLRRLGLPYQGNESYGKIRINGVIVKKWFQPKLESPFSWEQTDLSFSPTRLRKGISHQQRNIRAGNLSLD
- the LOC104245448 gene encoding pentatricopeptide repeat-containing protein MRL1, chloroplastic isoform X2; its protein translation is MDSIFSPKPHTLSLISCSPISSSLIPRRHQCFFGSSHNNLRSPVLLRSRRKCRNIGFQFGAHSSPFVLRASLDSQSVVVVAAVVTISALTIIFFEFSKRNANLKEISAELTLALRRQIRHVMNWFPRHVFALINIQEEKSVETSMTEVSKVSNELEDAGTDVQLGGAYLMQTVITNKIESADANQMASSSGGSLTLGAPGSNTHAESDVVPSSSFVAESLNNYLQEHLQGTKTSNRLTTEEVSSEHSVGLFPAINIDKGIEETKKTDHALMADGGLKIAHKHVAEDEVSIHNLIFRDSARKELYSFFEASTKSLNGQKALTSHASGERISVFSHTSKVSSIQAEDFKEKSPHGCYKEGPFNNKDFGKRKNHFTKKEKSILLDNGTTKQFQIPNPKGIQVCDGPQPSDQFRAYRRFLREGRLMDCIEMLDNMERHGSLNMDKVYHAGFFQACKSQKAVKEAFRFTKLIQNPTLSTFNMLLSVCATSRDLEGAFRVVQLVRETGLKPDCKLYTTLISTCAKSGKVDTMFEVFHEMVNAGVEPNVNTYGALIDGCAKAGQVAKAFGAYGIMRSKNVKPDRVVFNALITACGQSGAVDRAFDVLSEMKAEARPIEPDQITVGALMKACANAGQVDRALDVYRMIDKYDIKGTAEVYTIAVNCCSQNGNWDFARSIYDDMTRKGVYPDEMFISALVDVAGHAGKLDAAFDVLEEARTKGINVGSMSYSSLMGACSNAKNWQKALELYEDVKGVKLKPTVSMMNALVTALCDADQYQKALEIFSEMKRVDLCPNTITYSTLLVASEKKDDLDIGLMLLSHAKKDGVSPNLVMCRCLLAMCLRRFQKACTLGEPVLSYNSGRLQLDSKWTSLALMIYRETIAAGVVPTMDELSLVLGCLQLPRDASLKERLIENLGLTVETSKGSNLCSLIDGFGEYDSRAFSLLEEAASLGTIPLTSLKGNPVAVDARNLHIHTAQVYLLTVLKGLKHRLAAGAKIPNISILLPVEQSHIQTPTGEKTIKIAGRINRAVAALLRRLGLPYQGNESYGKIRINGVIVKKWFQPKLESPFSWEQTDLSFSPTRLRKGISHQQRNIRAGNLSLD
- the LOC104245448 gene encoding pentatricopeptide repeat-containing protein MRL1, chloroplastic isoform X1, with translation MDSIFSPKPHTLSLISCSPISSSLIPRRHQCFFGSSHNNLRSPVLLRSRRKCRNIGFQFGAHSSPFVLRASLDSQSVVVVAAVVTISALTIIFFEFSKRNANLKEISAELTLALRRQIRHVMNWFPRHVFALINIQEEKSVETSMTEVSKVSNELEDAGTDVQLGGAYLMQTVITNKIESADANQMASSSGGSLTLGAPGSNTHAESDVVPSSSFVAESLNNYLQEHLQGTKTSNRLTTEEVSSEHSVGLFPAINIDKGIEETKKTDHALMADGGLKIAHKHVAEDEVSIHNLIFRDSARKELYSFFEASTKSLNGQKALTSHASGERISVFSHTSKVSSIQAEDFKEKSPHGCYKEGPFNNKDFGKRKNHFTKKEKSILLDNGTTKQFQIPNPKGIQVCDGPQPSDQFRAYRRFLREGRLMDCIEMLDNMERHGSLNMDKIPLQVYHAGFFQACKSQKAVKEAFRFTKLIQNPTLSTFNMLLSVCATSRDLEGAFRVVQLVRETGLKPDCKLYTTLISTCAKSGKVDTMFEVFHEMVNAGVEPNVNTYGALIDGCAKAGQVAKAFGAYGIMRSKNVKPDRVVFNALITACGQSGAVDRAFDVLSEMKAEARPIEPDQITVGALMKACANAGQVDRALDVYRMIDKYDIKGTAEVYTIAVNCCSQNGNWDFARSIYDDMTRKGVYPDEMFISALVDVAGHAGKLDAAFDVLEEARTKGINVGSMSYSSLMGACSNAKNWQKALELYEDVKGVKLKPTVSMMNALVTALCDADQYQKALEIFSEMKRVDLCPNTITYSTLLVASEKKDDLDIGLMLLSHAKKDGVSPNLVMCRCLLAMCLRRFQKACTLGEPVLSYNSGRLQLDSKWTSLALMIYRETIAAGVVPTMDELSLVLGCLQLPRDASLKERLIENLGLTVETSKGSNLCSLIDGFGEYDSRAFSLLEEAASLGTIPLTSLKGNPVAVDARNLHIHTAQVYLLTVLKGLKHRLAAGAKIPNISILLPVEQSHIQTPTGEKTIKIAGRINRAVAALLRRLGLPYQGNESYGKIRINGVIVKKWFQPKLESPFSWEQTDLSFSPTRLRKGISHQQRNIRAGNLSLD